Genomic DNA from Pseudomonas helmanticensis:
CACTCTGCTCGGCCCGTCCGGTTGCGGCAAGTCCACTCTTCTTCGTTGCATCGCCGGCCTGACGTCGGTGGATGGCGGCAGGATTCTGCTGGATGGCGTCGACATCGTGCCCTTAAGCCCGCAGAAACGCGGGATCGGCATGGTGTTCCAGAGCTACGCGCTGTTTCCCAACATGACCGTCGAGCAAAACGTTGCGTTCGGTTTGCGCATGCAAAAGGTCAACGCCGACGACAGTCATAAGCGCGTTGCTGAAGTGTTGAAACTGGTGGAGTTGAACGACTTTGCCAGCCGCTATCCGCATCAGCTGTCCGGAGGTCAATGTCAGCGTGTGGCCCTCGCCCGTTCGCTGGTCACGCGTCCACGCTTGTTGCTGCTGGATGAACCGCTCTCGGCACTCGATGCACGGATTCGTAAACACCTGCGCGAACAGATCCGCCAGATCCAGCGCGAACTCGGCCTGACGACGATTTTCGTTACTCACGATCAGGAAGAAGCGCTGACCATGTCTGATCGAATTTTCCTGATGAATCAGGGAAAAATCGTCCAGAGTGGCGACGCCGAAACCCTCTACACCGCACCGGTCGATGTGTTCGCCGCAGGCTTCATTGGCAACTACAACCTGCTCGATGCCGATGACGCTTCGAAATTGTTGCAGCGCCCGATCAATCACCGCATCGCCATTCGCCCGGAAGCCATCGAGCTGAGCTTGAACGGCGAACTCGATGCGCAGATCCGCAGCCACAGCCTGCTCGGCAACGTCATCCGCTATCGCGTCGAAGCGCGCGGCGTCGAACTGGTGGTGGATGTACTCAACCGCTCGGCGGCCGATCTGCATCCCGACGGTCAGCGCCTGGCGCTTTCCATCGATCCGACGGCCCTGTGCGAAGTAGCTTAAAAGCAGCTGCAAGCTTCGAGCTACAAGCTTCAAGTTGTAGACTGCGGCGAAGCTGATTCCAATTTTTGCAGCTCGAAGCTTGTAGCTCGCAGCTGTTCTCGGAGAGAACTGATGGCCCTGGCAATTTTTGATCTGGACGAAACGTTGATCCACGGCGACTGCGCCACCCTCTGGAGCGAGCAGATGGGGCGTTTGGGCTGGGTCGATCCCGAGTCGTTCATGCGCAAGAACAACGAACTGATGGACGCCTACAGCCATGGCAAATTGCGCATGGAAGAGTACATGGAGTTCAGCCTCGAACCGCTGATCGGGCGTACTGCGGAAGAAGTCGAGCACTTGGTCGGCCCTTGGGTGGAAGACTTCATTGAGCCGATCATTTTCAGCGACGCGACGAAAACCATCGCCGCGCATCGCAAGGCCGGCGACCGGATTCTGGTGATTTCGGCGTCGGGCACGCACCTCGTCAAACCAATTGCCGACCGTTTGGGCATCGATGAGATTCTCGGTATCGAACTGGAAGTCGCCCATGGCGTTTACAGCGGCCACACCGTTGGCACGCTGACCTACCGCGAAGGCAAGATCACCCGGTTGCTGGAATGGCTGGATGCGGAGGAGGAGAACCTGGAAGGCGCGAGTTTCTATTCCGACTCGCGCAATGATCTGCCGTTGTTGCTGAAGGTGGATTTCCCGCACGTGGTCAACCCGGATCCAGTGCTGCTTGAGCACGCCGAAAAAGCCGGCTGGCCTATTCATCTCTGGAAATAAAAGCAAACGGCAGCTCCTACATTTCCCCCTGTAGGAGCTGCCGAAGGCTGCGATCTTTTGATCCAGCCCTTCTAACAGCTCAAACTTTCGTCAATCACCAACACCAGTTTGCCCGCCACCGTATTACTCGCCAACTCCGCAAACGCCGCCTCGGCATCCTTCACGGCAAACGCCTTGGCCAACTGCGGACTCAACCGCCCCTCTGCAAACAACGGCCACACCTGCTGACCGAGATCACTCAACAGATCCGCCTTGAACTGATCGTCACGACTGCGCAACGTCGAACCGAGCAACTGCACGCGCTTGCCCAACACCTGCGCCAGATCCAGTTTCGCCTCGCGGCCGCCCATCAAGCCGATCAGCACCCAACGTCCGTCCAGCGCCATCAGCTTCAGATTCAGTGCCGAATAATTTCCGCCCACCGGATCAAGAATCACATTGAACGGCCCAAAGTCGCGCAGGCTTTCCAGATCGTCAGTGCGCACCACCCCGCCCTGCGCACCCAGCGCCTCGCAGTAAGCCAGACGCTCGGCGGAACCGACGCTGACCCAGCAGGGATTGCCAAACGCCTTGCACAACTGAATGGCGGCTGAACCGATTCCACTTGCTCCGGCGTGCAAGAGAACTTTCTCACCCGGTTTGAGCGCCGCAAGTTGAAACACATTCAGCCAGACTGTTGCGTAAACCTCAGGTAATGCGGCCGCCTCGATCAGCGAAACACCTTCAGGAACCGGCAGCACATGCCGTCCGTCGACCACCACCTCTTCGGCCATGCCACCCCCGGCCAGCAAGGCGCAAACCCGATCACCGACCTGCCACGAACTGCCCGCACCGACCTCGCTGATCACCCCGGAGCACTCCAGACCGAGCACCTGGCTGGCACCAGGCGGTGGCGGATAAAGCCCTGCCTTCTGTAATAAATCGGCGCGATTGAGGCCGGCTGCCGCCACTCGGATGCGAACTTGTCCTACATCGCATGTAGGACTCGGCTCCTCAACCCATGCCACTTGACCTTCAACGCCTTGCAATGCCTTCACAGTGCCTCCATAGTGAGTCTGGACTGAGCCCGAAGCTGTAGCGCCGGGCTTTTTGCATTATGCGACCGGCTCTCGTAGACCGGCGACTTCAAAGACGGCCTAATATGCGTTATCAATTGTCCCCGCGTCGAATCAGCATGAAGCATTTGCTCCCCAGCACCGCCCTCGCTCTTTTCATCGGTATCGGCCTGTTGCCGGTATCGGGCAGTACATTCGCAGCCAACAGCTGGGACAAGTTGCAGCCTGATCGCGATGAAGTCATCGCCAGCCTGAACGTCGTCGAGTTGCTCAAGCGTCACCACTACAGCAAGCCGCCGCTCGACGATGCGCGCTCGGTGATCATCTACGACAGCTACATCAAGCTGCTGGATCCGTCGCGCAGCTATTTCATGGCCAGCGACATCGCCGAATTCGACAAGTGGAAGACCCAGTTCGACGACTTCCTCAAAAGCGGCGACCTCAACGCCGGCTTCACCATCTACAAGCGCTATCTGGATCGCGTCAAGGCGCGTCTGGACTTCGCCATTGCCGAGCTGGACAAAGGCGTCGACAAGATGGACTTCAACAGCAAGGAGACCTTGCTGATCGATCGCAAGGATGCCCCTTGGCTCAAGTCCACTGCTGAACTCGACGACCTGTGGCGCAAACGCGTCAAGGACGAAGTCCTGCGCCAGAAGATCGCCGGCAAAGAGCCCAAGCAGATCCAGGAAACCCTGACCAAGCGCTACAAGAACCAGCTGGCGCGCTTGGACCAGACCCGTCCGGAAGATATCTTCCAGGCGTACATCAACACTTTCGCCATGTCGTACGATCCGCACACCAATTATCTGTCGCCGGATAACGCGGAAAACTTCGACATCAACATGAGCCTGTCCCTCGAGGGCATCGGTGCCGTGTTGCAGAGCGACAACGACCAGGTCAAAGTCGTGCGTCTGGTGCCGGCAGGCCCGGCCGACAAGACCAAGCAGGTCGCCCCGGCCGACAAGATCATCGGCGTTGCCCAAGGCAACAAAGAGATGGTCGACGTCGTCGGCTGGCGTCTGGACGAAGTGGTCAAGCTGATTCGTGGCCCGAAAGGCACCGTGGTGCGTCTGGAAGTGATTCCGGCGAGCAATGCGCCGAACGACCAGACCACCAAGATCGTGCCGATCACCCGTGAAGCGGTGAAGCTTGAAGATCAGGCCGTGAAGAAGTCCATCCTCAACCTGAAACAGGACGGCAAGGACTACAAGCTCGGCGTCATCGAGATCCCGGCCTTCTACCTCGACTTCAAGGCATTCCGTGCCGGTGATCCGGACTACAAGAGCACCACCCGCGACGTCAAGAAACTGCTGACCGAGCTGCAGAAAGACAAAGTCGACGGCGTAGTCATCGACCTGCGTAACAACGGTGGCGGCTCCCTGCAGGAAGCCACCGAGCTGACCAGCCTGTTCATCGACAAAGGCCCGACCGTACTCGTGCGTAATGCCGATGGCCGCGTCGACGTGCTCGAAGATGAAAACCCGGGTGCGTTCTACAAAGGCCCGATGGCGCTCCTGGTCAACCGCTTGTCCGCCTCGGCTTCGGAGATCTTCGCCGGCGCCATGCAGGACTACCACCGCGCGCTGATCATCGGTGGCCAGACCTTCGGTAAAGGCACCGTGCAGACCATTCAACCGCTGAACCATGGCGAACTGAAACTGACCCTGGCGAAGTTCTACCGGGTTTCCGGTCAGAGCACCCAGCACCAGGGCGTACTGCCGGACATCGACTACCCGTCGCTGATCGACACCAAGGAAATCGGTGAGAGCGCACTGCCGGAAGCCATGCCGTGGGACACCATCCGCGCGGCGATCAAACCGGCTGCCGATCCGTTCAAACCGTACCTGGCTCAGCTCAAGTCAGAGCATGATGCGCGCACGGCCAAAGACGCCGAGTTCGTGTTCATTCGTGACAAGCTGGCACTCGCGCAAAAGCTGATGGAAGAAAAAACCGTCAGCCTCAACGAAGCCGAGCGTCGCGCCCAGCACACTGACATCGACGCCAAGCAACTGGCGATGGAAAATATCCGTCGCAAAGCCAAAGGCGAAGAGCCGCTCAAAGAGCTGAAGAAAGAAGACGACGACGCGCTTACCGCCGCCGAGCCGGACAAGGTCAAACCAGAAGACGACGCCTACCTGAGCGAAACCGGGCGCGTGTTGCTGGATTACCTGAAGCTGAGCAATCAGGTGGCCAAGAAGTAACGTGATGGCAATTTAATGCTGACGATCCCCGGATCGTCATCAAACAGTCATCATTCTGTCGTGCAATAAAGGACTGGGAGCCACTCTCTTCACCGAGAGCGCTCCCAGTCCTTTTTTTATCGCCAGAGATTGCCATGACCACGACCGAACAGCTGGGTGCCTTGAGCTCGATCCTGACTCAAAGCGGATTGCACAGCCTGTTCCAGCCGATCATTTGCCTCTCCGAGCGACGCATTCTCGGTTACGAAGCCCTCACTCGCGGCCCGTCCAACAGCCCTCTGCACTCACCGATTGCCTTGTTTGCCGTCGCGCGTCAGGCCGGACGCCTGAGTGAACTGGAAATCGCCTGCCGACAAAGCGCCTGCCGCCGTTTCAACGAGCAGCAATTGCCGGGCAAACTGTTTCTCAACGTCTCTCCTGAATCCTTGCTCGAAGCTGCGCACCAGCCCGGACGTACACTGCAGCTGCTGCAAGACTTCGGCATCCCGCCGAGCCAGGTAGTTATCGAACTGACTGAACAAACGCCGATCGACGATTTCCAGTTGCTGCAAACCGCGCTGCATCACTACCGGGCGATGGGCTTTTCGATTGCGCTGGATGATCTTGGCGCCGGTTATTCAAGCCTGCGTTTATGGTCGGAACTGCGCCCGGATTACGTGAAGATCGATCGGCACTTCATCGACGGTATTCATCAGGACGCGCTGAAACGCGAGTTCGTCGGCTCAATCCTGCAAATCGCCAAAGCTTCACGGGCGCAGGTCATCGCTGAGGGTATTGAGTTACCTGAAGAGCTCGCAGTGTTGACCGAGATGGGTGTCGACCTGGTGCAGGGTTATTTGCTCGGTCGCCCACAGGAACATCCTCCCCGCGACGCCCGCGCCTTGATGCCCAAACACGACAGCAGCAACGTTGCGCTGAACGACGAAGGCAGCGACCTCAGTGCCCTGCTCAACGACCAACCGGCGGTCCATCGCGATACACCGACCGCCACCGTGCTGGAAGCCTTCCGCCGCCAGGCCAACCTCAACTCTCTGGCCGTGCTCGACGAACAAGGCCAGCCCTGCGGCATCGTCCATCGGCACTCGCTGTCCGATGCGTTGCTCAAACCGTTCGCCACCGACCTGTTCGCCCGCAAACCGATCAGCCGCCTGATGAACGACGATTTCCTCGCCGTGGAAATGAGCCAATCGCTGCAACAGGTCAGCCGCCTGATCACCAGCCGCGCCCGGCAGCGTATCGAAGAAGACTTCATCATCACCCTCAACGGCGGCTACCTCGGCTTGGGCCGAGTGATTGACGTGCTCAAACTGATCACTGAACTGAAAATCCAGCAAGCACGTTACGCCAATCCGCTGACCCTGTTGCCGGGCAATGTGCCGATTCAGCAATGCCTGACACGGTTGCTGCAACAGGCGCGCGAGTCGGTGATTTGTTATGTCGACATCGACAGCTTCAAGCCTTTCAACGATATCTACGGCTACGGTCGCGGTGACGAAGTCTTGCTGTGCCTGGCGCAATGCCTGAACGAACGGGTCGATCCGTCGCGCGACTTTGTGGGGCATATCGGCGGCGACGATTTCCTCCTCGTCCTAGGCCCCGAAGATTGGCGAAAACGCCTCAACCAGCTTCTTGACGATTTCCAGAGCCAATGTCGCCGCTTTTATCGGCCTGAACACCTTGAGGCTGGATGCTTTATCGCGCCGAATCGTCAGGGGATGCGCCAGGAGTTTCCGCTGCTGTCACTGTCCATCGGCGTTGTTCACCTGCACCCCGAAGCTTGCGCACAACTTGATGCGAGTCAGCTGGCGGAGATGGCTTCGCAGGCGAAGCACCATGCGAAGAACATTCCGGGGTATAGCGTGCATGTGATTGATAGTCTCATTGCATCCGAGCTACATCCAGCGCAGTTAATCGGGCAACGTTGACTTGAT
This window encodes:
- a CDS encoding ABC transporter ATP-binding protein, producing the protein MSYVSVQHLQKSYAGTTVFSDIDCEINKGEFVTLLGPSGCGKSTLLRCIAGLTSVDGGRILLDGVDIVPLSPQKRGIGMVFQSYALFPNMTVEQNVAFGLRMQKVNADDSHKRVAEVLKLVELNDFASRYPHQLSGGQCQRVALARSLVTRPRLLLLDEPLSALDARIRKHLREQIRQIQRELGLTTIFVTHDQEEALTMSDRIFLMNQGKIVQSGDAETLYTAPVDVFAAGFIGNYNLLDADDASKLLQRPINHRIAIRPEAIELSLNGELDAQIRSHSLLGNVIRYRVEARGVELVVDVLNRSAADLHPDGQRLALSIDPTALCEVA
- a CDS encoding HAD family hydrolase — protein: MALAIFDLDETLIHGDCATLWSEQMGRLGWVDPESFMRKNNELMDAYSHGKLRMEEYMEFSLEPLIGRTAEEVEHLVGPWVEDFIEPIIFSDATKTIAAHRKAGDRILVISASGTHLVKPIADRLGIDEILGIELEVAHGVYSGHTVGTLTYREGKITRLLEWLDAEEENLEGASFYSDSRNDLPLLLKVDFPHVVNPDPVLLEHAEKAGWPIHLWK
- a CDS encoding zinc-binding dehydrogenase, with translation MKALQGVEGQVAWVEEPSPTCDVGQVRIRVAAAGLNRADLLQKAGLYPPPPGASQVLGLECSGVISEVGAGSSWQVGDRVCALLAGGGMAEEVVVDGRHVLPVPEGVSLIEAAALPEVYATVWLNVFQLAALKPGEKVLLHAGASGIGSAAIQLCKAFGNPCWVSVGSAERLAYCEALGAQGGVVRTDDLESLRDFGPFNVILDPVGGNYSALNLKLMALDGRWVLIGLMGGREAKLDLAQVLGKRVQLLGSTLRSRDDQFKADLLSDLGQQVWPLFAEGRLSPQLAKAFAVKDAEAAFAELASNTVAGKLVLVIDESLSC
- a CDS encoding carboxy terminal-processing peptidase, producing the protein MKHLLPSTALALFIGIGLLPVSGSTFAANSWDKLQPDRDEVIASLNVVELLKRHHYSKPPLDDARSVIIYDSYIKLLDPSRSYFMASDIAEFDKWKTQFDDFLKSGDLNAGFTIYKRYLDRVKARLDFAIAELDKGVDKMDFNSKETLLIDRKDAPWLKSTAELDDLWRKRVKDEVLRQKIAGKEPKQIQETLTKRYKNQLARLDQTRPEDIFQAYINTFAMSYDPHTNYLSPDNAENFDINMSLSLEGIGAVLQSDNDQVKVVRLVPAGPADKTKQVAPADKIIGVAQGNKEMVDVVGWRLDEVVKLIRGPKGTVVRLEVIPASNAPNDQTTKIVPITREAVKLEDQAVKKSILNLKQDGKDYKLGVIEIPAFYLDFKAFRAGDPDYKSTTRDVKKLLTELQKDKVDGVVIDLRNNGGGSLQEATELTSLFIDKGPTVLVRNADGRVDVLEDENPGAFYKGPMALLVNRLSASASEIFAGAMQDYHRALIIGGQTFGKGTVQTIQPLNHGELKLTLAKFYRVSGQSTQHQGVLPDIDYPSLIDTKEIGESALPEAMPWDTIRAAIKPAADPFKPYLAQLKSEHDARTAKDAEFVFIRDKLALAQKLMEEKTVSLNEAERRAQHTDIDAKQLAMENIRRKAKGEEPLKELKKEDDDALTAAEPDKVKPEDDAYLSETGRVLLDYLKLSNQVAKK
- a CDS encoding bifunctional diguanylate cyclase/phosphodiesterase, with the translated sequence MTTTEQLGALSSILTQSGLHSLFQPIICLSERRILGYEALTRGPSNSPLHSPIALFAVARQAGRLSELEIACRQSACRRFNEQQLPGKLFLNVSPESLLEAAHQPGRTLQLLQDFGIPPSQVVIELTEQTPIDDFQLLQTALHHYRAMGFSIALDDLGAGYSSLRLWSELRPDYVKIDRHFIDGIHQDALKREFVGSILQIAKASRAQVIAEGIELPEELAVLTEMGVDLVQGYLLGRPQEHPPRDARALMPKHDSSNVALNDEGSDLSALLNDQPAVHRDTPTATVLEAFRRQANLNSLAVLDEQGQPCGIVHRHSLSDALLKPFATDLFARKPISRLMNDDFLAVEMSQSLQQVSRLITSRARQRIEEDFIITLNGGYLGLGRVIDVLKLITELKIQQARYANPLTLLPGNVPIQQCLTRLLQQARESVICYVDIDSFKPFNDIYGYGRGDEVLLCLAQCLNERVDPSRDFVGHIGGDDFLLVLGPEDWRKRLNQLLDDFQSQCRRFYRPEHLEAGCFIAPNRQGMRQEFPLLSLSIGVVHLHPEACAQLDASQLAEMASQAKHHAKNIPGYSVHVIDSLIASELHPAQLIGQR